Proteins from one Camelina sativa cultivar DH55 chromosome 8, Cs, whole genome shotgun sequence genomic window:
- the LOC104707624 gene encoding sugar transporter ERD6-like 15 — protein sequence MGTIPWIIASEIYPVDVKGAAGTMCNLVSSISSWLVACSFSFLLQWSSTGTFLMFATVIGLGFVFIAKLVPETKGKSLEEIQSLFTDPHEDSTIF from the exons ATGGGAACAATACCATGGATCATAGCAtcagag ATTTATCCAGTAGACGTGAAGGGAGCAGCAGGAACAATGTGTAATTTGGTCAGCTCTATCAGCTCATGGCTCGTTGCTTGTTCCTTCAGTTTTTTGCTTCAGTGGAGCTCCACAg GAACATTTCTGATGTTTGCCACAGTGATTGGCCTTGGATTTGTGTTCATAGCCAAGCTTGTTCCAGAGACCAAAGGCAAATCTCTAGAAGAGATTCAGTCTCTTTTTACTGATCCTCATGAAGATTCTACAATTTTCTAA
- the LOC109125967 gene encoding L10-interacting MYB domain-containing protein-like: MTSIPGSDFDCLFALLVVEVSLSLVIGQNLIWNDEQTRLYLELRLEENLKGNIRNHIVNEVGKQTIISKFYDAFGEKHTWIKFRNKFNTCKKQYSGFKKLTHRTGMSYHPNGSIDMSDDWWDERYKEWPGARKIKDTPVPNADLMEQMLGSIHITGAEGWSAQQGESHLDNNMMLDDDEAASESRQEHDAPAASNAPAASNVPKYTRKRRAGQEVADVIRDNIQSRDEILSYKNQLMESHPNYSCSQLRAMRVLNSLSSIRMWSPLFKAAMKHLKKDTTNRQTFISFEDDENKVLYLEFETGERRDW, encoded by the exons ATGACATCTATACCAGGCAGTGAT TTTGATTGTCTGTTTGCTTTGCTTGTTGTTGAAGTCTCGCTTAGTCTAGTTATTGGCCAA AATCTAATATGGAATGATGAACAAACCCGGTTGTACCTTGAACTTCGACTTGAAGAGAATCTAAAAGGCAATATAAGAAACCACATAGTGAATGAAGTTGGGAAACAAACGATTATATCCAAGTTCTATGATGCATTTGGAGAGAAGCATACTTGGATAAAATTTAGGAACAAGTTTAATACTTGTAAGAAGCAATACTCAGGTTTCAAGAAATTAACTCATAGAACTGGAATGAGCTATCATCCCAATGGGTCCATAGACATGAGTGATGATTGGTGGGATGAGCGTTATAAG gagTGGCCTGGAGCTAGAAAGATAAAGGATACACCAGTGCCAAACGCTGATTTAATGGAACAAATGTTAGGGTCAATTCATATAACTGGAGCCGAGGGTTGGAGTGCTCAACAGGGTGAAAGCCATTTAGACAACAACATGATGTTAGATGACGATGAGGCTGCATCTGAATCAAGACAAGAACATGATGCTCCCGCAGCTTCCAATGCTCCCGCAGCTTCCAATGTACCAAAGTATACTCGGAAAAGACGCGCAGGACAAGAAGTGGCAGATGTGATAAGGGATAATATTCAATCACGTGATGAGATACTTTCCTACAAGAATCAACTCATGGAAAGTCACCCTAACTATAGTTGTAGTCAGCTTAGGGCTATGAGGGTTTTAAATTCGTTGTCTAGTATAAGAATGTGGTCTCCATTGTTCAAAGCAGCTATGAAACATCTCAAGAAAGACACTACCAACCGTCAAACTTTCATAAgctttgaagatgatgagaacaAAGTTCTTTACTTGGAGTTTGAGACTGGTGAAAGAAGAGACTGGTGA
- the LOC104707620 gene encoding sugar transporter ERD6-like 14 isoform X1: MAEESLLVHSHTEDLSNASPTKSSSLLSEISNASTRPFVLAFIACSSGAFSYGCIVGYTAPTQTSIMKDLNLSIADFSFFGSILTVGVILGALVCGKLADLVGRFYTIWITTTLFLLGWFAIACAKDAWLLDVGRLLQGISGGIITYLGPIYISEVAPKNLRGTASSLVQLFIGVGISVFYVLGTLVDWRNLAILGSIPSLVVLPLLFFVPESPRWLAKVGRGKEVEAVLLSLRGAKSDVSDEATHILEYAQHVEEQQDVEGHGFFKLFQRKYALPLTIGVVLISMPQLGGLNGYTFYTDTIFTSIGVSSEVGFILTSIVQMCGGILGVVLVDISGRRSLLLVSQAGMFLGCLATAISFFLQKNNWWDNGTPILALISVMVYFGSYGLGMGPIPWMIASEIYPVDVKGAAGTVCNLVSSINSWLVTYSFNFLLQWSSTGTFVIFAAVMCIGYVFTAKLVPETKGKSLEEIQSLFTDSPSEDSTIF; this comes from the exons atggctgaaGAATCTTTATTAGTACATTCTCATACAGAAGATTTATCAAATGCTTCTCCTACTAAATCTTCTTCACTTCTGTCTGAAATATCAAATGCTTCCACGAGACCTTTCGTTCTTGCCTTCATTGCATGTTCTTCTGGTGCCTTCAGCTATGGTTGCATT GTTGGGTATACGGCTCCTACACAGACCAGTATCATGAAAGACTTGAATCTATCCATAGCTGAT ttttcattttttggatcGATATTGACGGTAGGGGTAATCCTTGGAGCATTGGTTTGCGGGAAATTAGCAGATTTGGTTGGTCGTTTCTAC ACGATATGGATTACAACCACTCTCTTTTTACTCGGCTGGTTCGCTATTGCATGTGCCAAG GATGCATGGCTGCTCGATGTTGGAAGGTTATTGCAAGGGATTTCGGGAGGAATTATCACATATTTG GGGCCTATTTACATCAGCGAGGTAGCACCAAAAAACTTACGAGGAACTGCTTCTTCCTTGGTGCAG CTATTCATCGGTGTTGGTATATCGGTCTTTTATGTACTTGGAACACTCGTTGATTGGCGCAATTTAGCCATTTTGG GATCTATACCTTCTCTAGTGGTTCTACCTCTTCTTTTCTTCGTCCCAGAATCTCCTAGATGGCTA GCTAAAGTGGGAAGGGGGAAGGAGGTTGAGGCGGTTTTGTTAAGCCTGCGAGGAGCAAAGTCTGATGTATCAGATGAAGCAACACATATATTA GAATATGCACAGCATGTTGAGGAACAACAAGACGTTGAGGGACATGGTTTCTTCAAATTGTTCCAGCGAAAATACGCGTTGCCACTTACT ATTGGAGTTGTTCTTATATCTATGCCTCAGCTTGGAGGTCTTAATGGTTATACTTTTTACACTGATACCATTTTTACCTCTATTG GTGTATCAAGTGAAGTTGGATTCATATTGACATCTATTGTTCAG ATGTGTGGAGGCATTTTAGGTGTTGTGCTTGTGGATATATCCGGAAGACGTTCTCTCTTACtg GTTTCTCAAGCTGGAATGTTCTTGGGTTGTCTTGCAACAGCCATCTCATTCTTCTTGCAG AAGAACAATTGGTGGGATAATGGAACACCAATATTGGCTCTCATTAGTGTTATG GTGTATTTTGGATCATACGGATTAGGCATGGGACCGATACCATGGATGATAGCATCAGag ATTTATCCAGTAGACGTGAAAGGAGCAGCAGGCACAGTGTGTAACTTGGTCAGCTCTATAAACTCATGGCTTGTTACTTACTCCTTCAATTTCTTGCTTCAATGGAGTTCCACAG GAACATTTGTGATATTTGCGGCAGTGATGTGCATTGGATATGTGTTCACTGCAAAGCTTGTTCCAGAGACCAAAGGCAAATCTTTAGAAGAAATTCAATCTCTTTTCACCGATTCTCCTTCTGAAGATTCGACAATTTTCTGA
- the LOC104707625 gene encoding probable disease resistance protein At5g47260 (The sequence of the model RefSeq protein was modified relative to this genomic sequence to represent the inferred CDS: added 42 bases not found in genome assembly) produces MMASPSSCTSRRDNEAHMTEKIAKDVSDKLKATSSRDFYVMDMVVPEMQSALDLDKKEALEKSLEALEMGLQALNAMRNNLLQRVYKEEGRGLPVLSEVKKWISDVEEIESKANPLLDKSISELHKLSKSEDGSQISEPTPNHYSEMVHQRLKEVETLKTKEFSEFVVDRAHLLHVRKILPLQPTLDKITLETKRLSPEESWDLFQEVVGEATLTSHPDIRQLARIVAKKCGGFCFALYLIGVTMSSKRTTREWYHAIHVLVSSAAEFSDMKDKILPILKFSYDSLPCENIRLCFLYCALFPEGDVTSKQGLVDCLIGEGIIADEEDREIAEIKGYEVIETLVKMFLLMEDESGYGVKMHDVVREMALWIASDFGKQKEHFVVVGGERIHQMPEVNDWRMVRRMSVTSTQIQNISESPDHSKLTTLFLKENNNLKCISGDFFRWMKSLLLLDLSNNKELADLPEEVSCLVSLQFLNLSFTSITRLPLGLKELKKLIHLDLEHTSKLKEIEVIAGLSSLQVLRLFWSFPMDLGLMEDLLIFKGLKELSLNVEEDAVLQRLLSDNQLASCIRRLHLNGFTITNGGISLLNSASSIRELSISGCNFPKITTDRRRALHFSNIEQCPQFRNMHTVQLHGCKGVRSLTWLLLAPNLDNLRVYECPQIEEIISKDKSMTQQLGVGDNSEQPFLNLTSLILEGLPDLKSIYWTPLTFPVLKSIQISRCPKLGRRPV; encoded by the exons ATGatggcttctccttcttcttgtacGTCTCGCAG GGACAATGAAGCACATATGACGGAGAAGATTGCAAAAGATGTTTCAGATAAACTAAAGGCTACATCGTCTAGAGATTTTTATGTCATGGACATGGTGGTACCTGAAATGCAGTCTGCGTTAGATTTAGATAAAAAAGAAGCTCTTGAGAAAAGCCTGGAGGCTTTGGAGATGGGATTGCAAGCCCTAAATGCAATGAGAAATAACCTGCTGCAAAGAGTGTATAAAGAAGAGGGCAGAGGTCTACCAGTGCTATCAGAAGTCAAAAAGTGGATTTCAGATGTCGAAGAGATTGAATCCAAGGCTAATCCTCTGCTTGATAAGAGTATCTCTGAACTTCATAAGTTATCTAAGTCCGAAGATGGATCCCAGATCTCTGAACCAACGCCAAATCATTACAGTGAAATGGTACACCAGAGGTTGAAAGAAGTTGAAACCCTCAAAACTAAAGAGTTTTCTGAATTCGTGGTTGACAGAGCTCATCTGCTTCATGTGAGGAAGATCCTGCCACTTCAACCAACTCTTGATAAGATTACGTTAGAAACTAAACGTTTGAGCCCAGAAGAATCATGGGATCTATTTCAAGAGGTAGTTGGAGAAGCCACGTTGACAAGTCATCCAGACATACGCCAGCTCGCAAGAATAGTTGCTAAGAAATGTggtggtttttgttttgctctttatCTCATCGGTGTGACCATGTCAAGCAAAAGAACGACAAGGGAGTGGTACCATGCAATTCATGTTTTGGTTTCATCTGCAGCTGAGTTTTCTGATATGAAAGATAAGATTCTCccaattttaaagttttcataTGATAGTCTGCCTTGTGAGAATATCAGGTTATGCTTCTTGTATTGTGCTTTATTTCCGGAAGGTGATGTTACAAGTAAACAAGGGTTGGTCGACTGCTTGATCGGCGAAGGAATTAttgcagatgaagaagatagagagatagCTGAGATCAAGGGTTATGAGGTGATTGAGACTTTGgttaaaatgtttttgttgatggAGGATGAATCTGGATATGGTGTAAAGATGCATGACGTGGTTCGGGAAATGGCCTTGTGGATAGCATCTGATTTCGGGAAGCAGAAAGAACACTTTGTCGTTGTGGGCGGCGAGAGAATACATCAGATGCCAGAGGTCAATGACTGGAGAATGGTTAGAAGGATGTCGGTGACATCTACTCAGATTCAGAATATATCGGAGTCTCCCGACCATTCCAAGCTTACAACCCTGTTcctcaaagaaaacaacaacttgAAATGTATCTCGGGTGATTTCTTCCGGTGGATGAAAAGTCTTTTACTATTGGATCTATCTAATAATAAAGAACTTGCTGACTTGCCGGAGGAAGTTTCTTGTCTGGTTTCTCTGCAGTTTCTCAACTTGTCATTTACATCGATAACAAGGTTGCCGCTTGGTCTGAAAGAGCTCAAGAAGTTGATACACTTGGATCTTGAGCACACATCTAAGCTCAAAGAAATTGAGGTGATAGCAGGTTTATCGAGTTTGCAAGTACTACGGTTATTCTGGTCCTTTCCTATGGATCTCGGATTAATGGAGgatttactaatttttaaagGTCTAAAAGAGTTGAGTCTAAACGTGGAAGAAGATGCTGTTTTGCAGCGGTTACTAAGTGACAACCAGTTGGCAAGTTGTATCCGACGTTTACATCTCAACGGATTTACGATAACCAATGGAGGGATATCATTGCTAAATTCTGCGTCCAGTATTCGTGAACTTAGTATCTCTGGATGTAATTTCCCGAAGATAACCACTGATAGGAGAAGAGCCCTACATTTTAGCAACATTGAGCAATGTCCACAATTCCGGAACATGCACACGGTGCAACTGCATGGGTGCAAAGGTGTAAGGAGTTTGACATGGTTGCTCTTGGCCCCGAATCTTGACAATCTACGTGTATACGAATGTCCGCAAATAGAAGAAATAATAAGCAAAGACAAATCCATGACCCAGCAGCTAGGAGTGGGTGATAATAGTGAACAGCCCTTTCTCAATCTAACTAGCCTCATTTTAGAGGGCTTACCTGACCTGAAGAGCATCTACTGGACTCCTCTAACCTTCCCGGTTCTGAAATC
- the LOC104707622 gene encoding sugar transporter ERD6-like 14: MAEESLLLQSPNASPSKSSSVLSEISNASTRPFVFAFTAISCGAYTFGCIVGYTAPTQTSIIKDLNLSIADFSFFGSILTVGLILGALICGKLTDLVGRVYTIWITNILFVIGWFAIAFAKDVWLLDVGRLLQGVSVGIFSYLGPFYISEIAPKNLRGAASSLVQLFTGVGLSVIYALGTVVDWRNLAILGSIPSLMVVPLLFFVPESPRWLVSASKVGREKEVEAVLLSLREAKSDVSEEAKEILEYTQHVEEQQDVDGRGFFKLFQRKYALPLIIGVVLISVPQLGGLNGYTFYTDTIFTSTGVSSDVGFILTSIVQISGGILGAVLVDLSGRRSILLVSQAGMFLGCLATALSFLLQKNNCWENGTPILALTSVMVYFGSYGLGMGSIPWTIASEIYPVDVKGAAGTVCNLVSSISSWLVAYSFSFLLQWSSTGTFVIFAAVMCIGYVFTAKLVPETKGKSLEEIQSLFTDSHPQDSTVF; the protein is encoded by the exons ATGGCAGAAGAATCTTTATTATTACAATCACCAAATGCTTCTCCTAGTAAATCCTCTTCAGTTCTGTCTGAAATATCAAATGCTTCCACGAGACCTTTTGTGTTTGCCTTCACTGCCATTTCTTGTGGTGCCTACACCTTTGGTTGCATT GTCGGATATACGGCTCCTACACAGACAAGTATCATAAAAGACTTGAATCTATCCATAGCTGAT ttttcattttttggatcGATATTGACGGTGGGGCTAATTCTTGGAGCATTAATCTGTGGGAAATTAACAGATTTGGTTGGTCGTGTCTAC ACAATATGGATCACTAACATCCTCTTCGTAATCGGCTGGTTTGCTATTGCATTTGCCAAG GATGTTTGGCTGCTCGATGTTGGAAGGTTATTGCAAGGGGTTTCGGTGGGAATTTTCTCGTATTTG GGTCCTTTTTACATCAGCGAGATAGCACCAAAAAACCTGCGAGGAGCTGCTTCTTCCTTGGTGCAG TTATTCACAGGTGTTGGTCTATCGGTTATTTATGCACTTGGAACAGTCGTTGATTGGCGCAATTTAGCCATCTTGG GATCTATACCTTCTCTAATGGTTGtgcctcttcttttctttgtcccaGAATCTCCTAGATGGCTAGTAAGcgctt CTAAAGTGGGAAGGGAGAAGGAGGTTGAGGCAGTTTTGTTAAGCTTGCGAGAAGCAAAATCTGATGTGTcggaagaagcaaaagagataTTA GAATATACACAACATGTTGAAGAACAACAAGACGTCGATGGTCGTGGTTTCTTCAAGTTGTTCCAGCGAAAATACGCGTTGCCACTTATT ATTGGAGTTGTTCTTATATCTGTGCCTCAGCTTGGAGGTCTAAATGGTTATACTTTTTACACGGATACCATTTTCACTTCTACCG GTGTATCAAGTGACGTTGGATTCATATTGACATCTATTGTTCAG ATATCTGGAGGCATTTTAGGTGCTGTGCTAGTGGATTTATCCGGAAGACGTTCTATCCTActg GTTTCTCAAGCTGGAATGTTCTTGGGTTGTCTTGCAACAGCCCTTTCATTCCTCTTGCAG AAGAACAATTGCTGGGAAAATGGAACACCAATATTGGCTCTCACTAGTGTTATG GTGTATTTTGGATCATACGGATTAGGCATGGGTTCGATACCATGGACTATAGCATCAGAG ATTTATCCAGTAGACGTGAAAGGAGCAGCAGGAACAGTTTGTAACTTGGTCAGCTCTATAAGCTCATGGCTCGTTGCTTATTCCTTCAGTTTCTTGCTTCAGTGGAGCTCCACAG GAACATTTGTGATATTTGCGGCAGTGATGTGCATTGGATATGTGTTCACTGCCAAGCTTGTTCCAGAGACCAAAGGCAAATCTTTAGAAGAAATTCAGTCTCTTTTCACTGATTCTCATCCTCAAGATTCTACAGTTTTCTAA
- the LOC104707621 gene encoding sugar transporter ERD6-like 15, producing the protein MAEEGLLFASPSRSSSSSILSEISKASTKPFVLAFIVGSCGAFAFGCIIGYSAPTQSGIMQDLNLSIADYSLFGSILTVGLILGALICGKLTDLVGRVYTIWITNILFVIGWFAIAFAKGVWLLDLGRLLQGVSIGISAYLGPVYITEIAPRNLRGAASSLAQLFAGVGISVFYALGTVVAWRNLAILGSIPSLMVMPLLFFIPESPRWLAKVGRETEVKAVLLSLRGATYDVSDEAAEILDYTEHVKQQQDIDDHGFFKLFQRKYAFSLTIGVVLIALPQLGGLNGYSFYTGSIFTSTGVSSHFGFISTSVVQMFGGILGTVLVDVSGRRTLLLVSQAGMFLGCLATAISFFLKENQCWETGTPILALSSVMVYFGSYGSGMGTIPWIIASEIYPVDVKGAAGTMCNLVSSISSWLVACSFSFLLQWSSTGTFLMFATVIGLGFVFIAKLVPETKGKSLEEIQSLFTDPHEDSTIF; encoded by the exons ATGGCAGAAGAAGGTTTATTATTTGCGTCTCCTAGtagatcatcatcttcttcaattttGTCTGAAATATCAAAAGCCTCTACAAAACCTTTTGTTCTTGCTTTCATTGTCGGTTCTTGCGGTGCCTTTGCCTTTGGATGCATT ATCGGATACTCAGCTCCTACACAGTCCGGTATCATGCAAGACTTGAATCTCTCCATAGCTGAT tactCACTGTTTGGATCGATATTGACGGTTGGATTAATCCTTGGAGCATTAATCTGTGGGAAGTTAACAGATTTGGTTGGTCGTGTCTAC ACAATATGGATCACTAACATCCTCTTCGTGATCGGCTGGTTTGCTATTGCATTTGCCAAG GGTGTTTGGCTTCTTGATCTCGGGAGGTTGTTGCAAGGAGTCTCGATCGGAATTAGCGCATATTTG GGACCGGTTTACATCACTGAAATAGCACCAAGGAACTTGCGAGGAGCTGCTTCTTCCTTAGCTCAG TTATTTGCGGGTGTTGGTATATCGGTCTTTTATGCACTTGGAACAGTCGTTGCATGGCGCAATTTAGCCATTTTGG GATCTATACCTTCTCTAATGGTTAtgcctcttcttttcttcatcccCGAATCTCCTAGATGGCTA GCTAAAGTTGGGAGGGAAACGGAGGTTAAGGCGGTTTTGTTAAGCCTTAGAGGAGCAACATATGATGTATCAGATGAAGCAGCAGAGATATTA GACTATACAGAACATgttaaacaacaacaagacatcGATGACCACGGTTTCTTCAAACTATTTCAGCGAAAATATGCGTTTTCACTTACT ATTGGAGTTGTTCTTATAGCTTTGCCTCAGCTTGGAGGTCTTAACGGTTATTCTTTTTACACTGGCTCCATTTTCACCTCTACCG GTGTATCGAGTCACTTTGGATTCATATCGACTTCAGTTGTTCAG ATGTTTGGAGGCATTTTAGGTACCGTGCTTGTCGATGTATCTGGAAGACGTACACTCTTATtg GTTTCTCAAGCTGGAATGTTCTTGGGCTGTCTTGCTACAGCCATTTCATTCTTCTTGAAG GAAAACCAATGCTGGGAAACAGGAACACCTATCTTGGCTCTAAGTAGTGTTATg GTGTATTTTGGATCATATGGATCAGGTATGGGAACAATACCATGGATCATAGCAtcagag ATTTATCCAGTAGACGTGAAGGGAGCAGCAGGAACAATGTGTAATTTGGTCAGCTCTATCAGCTCATGGCTCGTTGCTTGTTCCTTCAGTTTTTTGCTTCAGTGGAGCTCCACAg GAACATTTCTGATGTTTGCCACAGTGATTGGCCTTGGATTTGTGTTCATAGCCAAGCTTGTTCCAGAGACCAAAGGCAAATCTCTAGAAGAGATTCAGTCTCTTTTTACTGATCCTCATGAAGATTCTACAATTTTCTAA
- the LOC104707620 gene encoding sugar transporter ERD6-like 14 isoform X2, whose protein sequence is MAEESLLVHSHTEDLSNASPTKSSSLLSEISNASTRPFVLAFIACSSGAFSYGCIVGYTAPTQTSIMKDLNLSIADFSFFGSILTVGVILGALVCGKLADLVGRFYTIWITTTLFLLGWFAIACAKDAWLLDVGRLLQGISGGIITYLGPIYISEVAPKNLRGTASSLVQLFIGVGISVFYVLGTLVDWRNLAILGSIPSLVVLPLLFFVPESPRWLAKVGRGKEVEAVLLSLRGAKSDVSDEATHILEYAQHVEEQQDVEGHGFFKLFQRKYALPLTIGVVLISMPQLGGLNGYTFYTDTIFTSIGVSSEVGFILTSIVQMCGGILGVVLVDISGRRSLLLVSQAGMFLGCLATAISFFLQKNNWWDNGTPILALISVMVYFGSYGLGMGPIPWMIASE, encoded by the exons atggctgaaGAATCTTTATTAGTACATTCTCATACAGAAGATTTATCAAATGCTTCTCCTACTAAATCTTCTTCACTTCTGTCTGAAATATCAAATGCTTCCACGAGACCTTTCGTTCTTGCCTTCATTGCATGTTCTTCTGGTGCCTTCAGCTATGGTTGCATT GTTGGGTATACGGCTCCTACACAGACCAGTATCATGAAAGACTTGAATCTATCCATAGCTGAT ttttcattttttggatcGATATTGACGGTAGGGGTAATCCTTGGAGCATTGGTTTGCGGGAAATTAGCAGATTTGGTTGGTCGTTTCTAC ACGATATGGATTACAACCACTCTCTTTTTACTCGGCTGGTTCGCTATTGCATGTGCCAAG GATGCATGGCTGCTCGATGTTGGAAGGTTATTGCAAGGGATTTCGGGAGGAATTATCACATATTTG GGGCCTATTTACATCAGCGAGGTAGCACCAAAAAACTTACGAGGAACTGCTTCTTCCTTGGTGCAG CTATTCATCGGTGTTGGTATATCGGTCTTTTATGTACTTGGAACACTCGTTGATTGGCGCAATTTAGCCATTTTGG GATCTATACCTTCTCTAGTGGTTCTACCTCTTCTTTTCTTCGTCCCAGAATCTCCTAGATGGCTA GCTAAAGTGGGAAGGGGGAAGGAGGTTGAGGCGGTTTTGTTAAGCCTGCGAGGAGCAAAGTCTGATGTATCAGATGAAGCAACACATATATTA GAATATGCACAGCATGTTGAGGAACAACAAGACGTTGAGGGACATGGTTTCTTCAAATTGTTCCAGCGAAAATACGCGTTGCCACTTACT ATTGGAGTTGTTCTTATATCTATGCCTCAGCTTGGAGGTCTTAATGGTTATACTTTTTACACTGATACCATTTTTACCTCTATTG GTGTATCAAGTGAAGTTGGATTCATATTGACATCTATTGTTCAG ATGTGTGGAGGCATTTTAGGTGTTGTGCTTGTGGATATATCCGGAAGACGTTCTCTCTTACtg GTTTCTCAAGCTGGAATGTTCTTGGGTTGTCTTGCAACAGCCATCTCATTCTTCTTGCAG AAGAACAATTGGTGGGATAATGGAACACCAATATTGGCTCTCATTAGTGTTATG GTGTATTTTGGATCATACGGATTAGGCATGGGACCGATACCATGGATGATAGCATCAGag TAG